GACAGGAGCCCGTCGGCCTCGTAGAGAATCTCGCGCTCGAGCATCGTGTCGACCAGTTCTTGGACGCGCTCGGGGCGCACCGATGAGAACGGGTACGCGGCCTCGACCCACGGCATCAGCGTGTGCCGCGAGATGCCTCCCTCCTGGAGGATGAGCGCCATCACCTGGTGCGCGAGCACGTGCATCGCGTGAGCGGCGGGCGTGACGTCCTCCACCCATCCCGCCTCGGCGAGACGCAGCAGCGCCACCGACTGGAGCAGTGACTCAGAGCTCAGGCAGAAGAACGTGCAGTTGGCGCGCGTGTTCGCGCGGCGGCCGGTGCGGCCGAGGCGCTGGAGGAACGAAGCGACCGAGGCCGGCGCGTCGACCTGGATGACCTGATCGAGGTCGCCGACATCGATGCCCAGCTCCATCGTAGAGGTGCAGACGATGGCCGTGTTCTGCCCCTTGGCGAACTGCTCCTCAGCGAGGGTGCGGTCGGCGCGGCTCACCGAGCTGTGGTGGATGAAGACCTCGACTCCTGTGCCAGCGAGAGCGTGCGCGACCTTCTCGGCCTTGCTGCGGCTCTCGACGAAGACGAGGCTCTTCTTGCCGCGCGCGACCTGCCCGATGGCTTTCGCGGCCTCGCTGATGTCAACGCACAGGTCGAGGCGCAGGTCACGCTGCGCCTTCGCCTTCGGCGGGTCGACGAGGCGGAACGGCCGCTTGCTCGAGCCCTGGAGCCACTCGCCGATGACATGCGGGTTGCCGACGGTGGCCGAGAGGCCGATGCGCTGGATGTCACGGCCCGTCATCGCGACGAGGCGTTCGAGCAGACTCGCGAGGTGCGCGCCGCGATCGTCGGCGGCGAACGCATGCACCTCATCGATGATGACCGCCGAGAGCCCCGAGAAGAGCGACTTCGCGTCGGTGCGCTCGGAGATCATCATGACCTCAAGCGATTCGGGGGTGGTCATCAGGATGTGCGCGGGCGTCTCGCGGAACTTCTTCTTCTTCGAGTCCGAGACATCGCCGTGCCACTTGAAGACCTCGAGGCCTACCATGCGCGCGTACGACGAGAGCCGCTCCTCTTGGTTGTTGAGGAGCGCGCGGATGGGGCACACGTAGAGCGCGCAGACGGGCTTCAGGTCCTCCGTGAGAATCCGCGAGAGCACCGGGAAGATCGACGCCTCGGTCTTTCCTCCGGCCGTCGGAGCGAGCACCACCGCGTTGCAGCCGTCGAGGATCGCGTCGATCGTCAGCTCCTGGACAGGGCGAAGCGAGCGCCAGCCCAGATCGTGGATGATCGCGTGCTGTAGGTGCGGATGAAGGCGCTCGAGTCCGGCCATAGCTACCCGTCCAGCCGTTTCCGCGCCGGAGCCGGGGGCGGTCCCTCGCTGTCGTTTGAAGTCGGCTCTTCGGGCTCCTCGGGCGGCTCTTCGACGGGGCGCCCGTGCTTGGCGGCGAGCTCCTCGGCGGTGAGCTTTCCGTCGTCGAGCTCGAGCTTGTAGTGCTCGCGCGGATCGTAGGCCTCGTGGATGTCGACGCGGTCCATCACGTCGATCAGCTCGCGGAGGAACATGCGCGGCGCCAGCGCCACCTTGCCGCCGAAGCCCGCCGTGACCTGCGTCACGAGCCCCTGGAGAAACGCGTCGCTGACGCGCTCGGTGAGGCGCGCCGGATTCTTCGCGGGGTACAAGTTGCGGATGCGAGCGCCTACCGTGAGCAGGCGGTCGTCCATGAACGGCGTGAGCCGCACCTGCGGAGCCTTCAGGTTGTCGAAGCGAGAGTCCTCAGAGAAGTTCACCTGCACGCGCTGGTACAGCGGCGCGAGCGCCTTCAATCCCTTGTAGCCCTCGAAGAAGTCGCGCGTGCCCGTCACCACCAGGTACAGCCCGGGCAGCTCTTCCTTCGCGAGCATGTCCATGAGCTGCCGGAGCGCATTTAGCGACTTCTCGCGCGTCTGCGTGTTCATGCGCTGCACGGTCTCGACCTCGTCGAGGACGACGACGAGCCCGGCGTAGCCCGACTGCCGGAGCAACTGGAGCAGCCCGGCCAGGAACGTCAGCGACGCCTGGCCATCGACCTTGCCCTTCACGCCCGCCGCTGCGAGCACGGAGCGATCCGTGTGCGGCTGCCCTGCGAGCCACGCGAGCAGGCCCTGTGCGGTGGCGAAGTCGCCCTCGTGCGTTGCTCGATGGTAAGCGCGGAGCACCTGCGCGAAGGCGGGGTTACGCTTCGAGAGGTCGGCGAGCTTGTCCTCGAGCCGCTGCTCGGTCGCGTCGGCGAAGCCAGGGTCGTCCTCGCTGATACCGCGCAGGCGCGTGACCTCGTCGCCGACCTGATAGAGCCACCCCTCGACGATGGCTTGGAACGCGTTGGGCCCGTCGGCTGCTGTCTCGAGCTTCTCGATGAGGCGCCGGTACACCGTCTCCAGGTGATGGAGCGGTGTATCGTTGATCGAGATCTGTACCTCTGAAGATGCGAACTTCCGCTCGCGCGCCTTCGCGCACAGGTAGCGCGCGGCGAAGGTCTTGCCGGTGCCGTACTCGCCGCGAATCCACTTCGACAGGCCCTTGCCGCCGGCGACGAAGTCGAGGTCCTCGTTGACCGCCCCAACGAGCGCGTCGAGGCCGGTCGCGAAGTGTTCGAGCCCCACATTCGGCACGAGGCCGCTGCGGAGCGCATTCACGATGGCTGCTGATTCAGGGACGACAGCCATCAGCGTCCCTCCTTCGGCTGGTAGCGGTACATGGTCTCCCCACTCGGCAGGACTTCATCGCTGAAGAGAACGTGGCCCCCCTCGTGGAGGGTCCGGCGCAGCGACCGCATGAGTCCGTTGAGACGGCCCGGGTTCTTCTTGAGACGCTCGGCCAGCTCGCTCGCCCGGGCAGAGCCGGTCTCGCGCAGGAGCACGAGGATGCTCTTCTCGTCGAGGCTGAGCTTCGCGAGCAACTCCTTGGGGATGGGCAGCGAGTCCGCCTTGTCGGCCGGGTTGAACAGCGAGAGCTGCGCCTTCGGCTTCGCGGGGACTTCGTCCGACGGCAGCGGCGTCACGATCGGCGGCTGTACCGGCTTCACCTCGGTGGTGACCTCGGCGAGCGCACCGCGTCCGTACCACCACGCGGGCTCGTCGGCATGGAGGCCATCGCGCTCCAGCCACGCAAGCGGGACGACCACCTCTTCGAGCCCACAGCCGCCGTGGAATCCGACCTGCGACCCGCCGAGATAGGCGCCCGAACGCCAGGCAAAGGCGCGCCGCTCGGGCGGTCCGCCGAGCCCGGCGATGTTGATCTCGATGAAGCCCTCGGGCACCGGTTCGTGCTTGCCGAGCGCGGTGTATCTTGGCGTCTTGCCGTTACCGGAGCGGAGCGACTTGTCGACGAAGAGGCTGTGGCCGTGGTCGGCAGTGATGAGCACGCGCCGCTTCGCCTTGAGCGCCACTCGCAGGGCGGGCTTGAAGGCGGTGATGTCCTCCGGCGAGATCTTCACTGTCGCGCCCGTATTCGACGAACCGATCTGGTCGTCGACCGCGTTGAACACGACGCCGACCACCGAGAGCGACTCGTCCTCAAGTGCGGAAAGAAGCTCCTGGCCGCCGTCGGTCAGGTCCCCCTTGAGGAAGAGACGCCGATTGCGGCTGCCTAGCGCGGCGTTTTGGTTGAAGCGCGCTTTGTCGGTCTTCGCCTCGTCCTGGTCCCTGAACACGGTCTCGGAGATGAGCGGGTCGTTCGGCAGCTCGCCGAGGAAGATGGCGCCGCGTGCGTGGCTCGTGATGGTCGGCAGCGGCGAGAGCGCCGGAAGGCCTGCGACGAGCCCACTTGCGTCGGGCTTGATGCCGAGTGGGAACGAGCTGTCCTGCGCGAGCGCGTAGAGCAACTCGAGGAACACCGGGTAACTGCAGCCGTCGAGCACGACGAGGAAGAGGCGCGCGTCGGGCTCATGCTGCCACACGGGCGCGACTGTGCGCTTCCAGAGTCGGTGCAGCGGCGTGAGCCCCTCGCGGTGGAGCGCGGCCTCGTAACCGCCGGAGAGTGTCTCGGCGAAGTGGCGGTTCTCGCGGTCGCGGCGCTCACGGCACGCGGCGAGCAGCTTGTTGGCCTCGGCGTGGTAGTGGACGCTGCTCGCGAGCGCGCGGCGCAGTTGCATCATCGCCAGGTCGACGAACGCACCACCCCGCTGGTAGTCGCGCACCTGCTCAAGCAGGTCGAGCTTCGGGCTGAAGGGCTGGTTGAGGTAGCGCGAGATGCGCGCCATCGACTCGAGCACCGCGAGGTCGCCGCGATGCATGCGCGCCGCGCGGTGGTTCGACAGCCACGTGATGTCGGCTGCGCTGATCGCTTTCCCGCTGGCCGCCTGCTGCGCGAGTTCGTGACAGCGGTCAGAGAATGCGAGCGGAAGCACGCGACTGGTTTGGAGCTGGGTGGGCGTGAGGCTCTCGCGCCCGACGCGATCAGCGCCGGCGAGAAGGTCACCCGCCGCGTCGCCCAGGAGCGCCAGCGTCTCCTCCGCGAGTCGCGCGACGGTGCGCCGAAGAATGCGCCGGTCCATCTCGAGCGGCGGCTCGGTGGCTGCCCTCCAAAGCGGGCCCCACGCGGGCTTCGGCAGCTCGGCGGCTTCGACTGTGAGGACCGCGCCGTAGACAACGAGATCGCGCAGGCGCTTCTCGGGCTCGGCGAGCGCCCATGCGAGAAGGCGCCCCTCGTCGCCATGAAGTGAGGGCATCGCGTCACGCACGAGCTGGCTGATGTTCGGCGACCAGCGTGGCGGCTCCTGTACCCAGGCGGCCAGAAGCTGCGCGGGGCTGCGCGTCCGCACCTGCTCGCCCACGCTCACGTCGACGAGCAGCTCCGTAAGCAGCCGGCGGTCGACCACCGTGGGCAGCGTGCGGTGGCTCATCGCGAAGCCCAGGCGTTCGACGTTCTCGAGCGCGAGCTGTTGCATGTAGGGCGCGTCGGCGCCGACCACTCGCACGCCGAGTACGACCTCGAGCACGTCGTTCACCGAGAGCGCGTGGACGCGCTGATTGCGCGCGCGCCGCAGCAAGTCCGGGGCGTTCTGGATACGCCTCGCCACGTCCTCGGGCATCACGGCGATGAGCGGCGCTCCTTTCGCCTTCCACAACAAGTGCCGAAGTCCGAGCTCGGACGAGATTCGATGCACGCCGTAGGAGCCCTTCGGCGTCGGCATCTGGTCCGGCAGGTTCTCGAGCCCTTCGCCGTCGATCACGAGCAGGTAGCCCGTCTCGCTGGCACCACCAGATTGCTCGAGGAGCCGACGGAGAAGGAGCTGGGCAGCGCTCACTCGAATTCCTCCGTACGGACAAGTACTACGCTGATCGGCTTCGCCCCTTGCTCAGTTAGCGCCTTGCGCACCTCGGCCAGGAA
This DNA window, taken from Corallococcus coralloides DSM 2259, encodes the following:
- the pglZ gene encoding BREX-2 system phosphatase PglZ, translated to MSAAQLLLRRLLEQSGGASETGYLLVIDGEGLENLPDQMPTPKGSYGVHRISSELGLRHLLWKAKGAPLIAVMPEDVARRIQNAPDLLRRARNQRVHALSVNDVLEVVLGVRVVGADAPYMQQLALENVERLGFAMSHRTLPTVVDRRLLTELLVDVSVGEQVRTRSPAQLLAAWVQEPPRWSPNISQLVRDAMPSLHGDEGRLLAWALAEPEKRLRDLVVYGAVLTVEAAELPKPAWGPLWRAATEPPLEMDRRILRRTVARLAEETLALLGDAAGDLLAGADRVGRESLTPTQLQTSRVLPLAFSDRCHELAQQAASGKAISAADITWLSNHRAARMHRGDLAVLESMARISRYLNQPFSPKLDLLEQVRDYQRGGAFVDLAMMQLRRALASSVHYHAEANKLLAACRERRDRENRHFAETLSGGYEAALHREGLTPLHRLWKRTVAPVWQHEPDARLFLVVLDGCSYPVFLELLYALAQDSSFPLGIKPDASGLVAGLPALSPLPTITSHARGAIFLGELPNDPLISETVFRDQDEAKTDKARFNQNAALGSRNRRLFLKGDLTDGGQELLSALEDESLSVVGVVFNAVDDQIGSSNTGATVKISPEDITAFKPALRVALKAKRRVLITADHGHSLFVDKSLRSGNGKTPRYTALGKHEPVPEGFIEINIAGLGGPPERRAFAWRSGAYLGGSQVGFHGGCGLEEVVVPLAWLERDGLHADEPAWWYGRGALAEVTTEVKPVQPPIVTPLPSDEVPAKPKAQLSLFNPADKADSLPIPKELLAKLSLDEKSILVLLRETGSARASELAERLKKNPGRLNGLMRSLRRTLHEGGHVLFSDEVLPSGETMYRYQPKEGR
- the brxD gene encoding BREX system ATP-binding protein BrxD, which gives rise to MAVVPESAAIVNALRSGLVPNVGLEHFATGLDALVGAVNEDLDFVAGGKGLSKWIRGEYGTGKTFAARYLCAKARERKFASSEVQISINDTPLHHLETVYRRLIEKLETAADGPNAFQAIVEGWLYQVGDEVTRLRGISEDDPGFADATEQRLEDKLADLSKRNPAFAQVLRAYHRATHEGDFATAQGLLAWLAGQPHTDRSVLAAAGVKGKVDGQASLTFLAGLLQLLRQSGYAGLVVVLDEVETVQRMNTQTREKSLNALRQLMDMLAKEELPGLYLVVTGTRDFFEGYKGLKALAPLYQRVQVNFSEDSRFDNLKAPQVRLTPFMDDRLLTVGARIRNLYPAKNPARLTERVSDAFLQGLVTQVTAGFGGKVALAPRMFLRELIDVMDRVDIHEAYDPREHYKLELDDGKLTAEELAAKHGRPVEEPPEEPEEPTSNDSEGPPPAPARKRLDG